A genomic stretch from Bacillus sp. N1-1 includes:
- a CDS encoding GNAT family N-acetyltransferase, with protein MIKEMKTKEQWHEAFQVMQELRHHLDEKTYLDLVEEAHLKDMYRLYALYDGDELVAVTGFKPMITLYYGRFVWVCDLVTSEQHRSKGYGEKLLAFVENWAVENGYQSVALSSGVQKKEAHRFYKEKMSYDQVSFVFKKGLTP; from the coding sequence ATGATTAAGGAAATGAAAACGAAAGAACAATGGCATGAAGCATTTCAAGTGATGCAAGAGCTTCGTCATCACTTGGATGAGAAAACTTATCTTGATTTAGTAGAAGAAGCCCATCTGAAAGACATGTATCGACTCTATGCGCTTTATGATGGAGATGAACTTGTAGCGGTTACTGGATTTAAGCCAATGATTACGCTCTACTATGGAAGGTTTGTCTGGGTTTGTGATCTCGTCACAAGCGAACAGCATCGTTCAAAAGGTTATGGAGAAAAGCTTCTTGCGTTTGTTGAAAACTGGGCTGTGGAGAACGGGTATCAATCTGTGGCTCTTTCTTCCGGTGTTCAAAAGAAAGAAGCCCACCGTTTCTATAAAGAAAAAATGTCTTATGATCAGGTTAGCTTTGTGTTCAAAAAGGGGTTAACTCCGTAG
- a CDS encoding aldo/keto reductase, with protein sequence MRKLGQRDYEISPIGLGTWQFSQGSGLIGSYFSTISEKDMDAIVKMSLDGGINWFDTAEAYGKGKSEEALSGALKRLEVEEKDALIATKWWPFLRTAGSISSTIQKRKDALHGRRIDLYQVHQPFSFSSPEKEMKQMASLVKEGHIGAVGVSNFNRDKMDRAIQELKRHGVNLASNQMKYSLLDRRIETNGVLDLAKQNGVTIIAYSPLEQGILTGKFHQNPELVANLTGPRKHMSQFKPQGLAKTLPLINLLKEIGHSYGVGAGQVALNWLVHFHDQTVVAIPGASKLKHAEDNVKVLGFKLTQDEMKRIDEESRKVAKM encoded by the coding sequence GTGAGAAAACTAGGTCAAAGAGATTACGAGATCTCGCCAATCGGACTTGGAACATGGCAGTTCAGTCAGGGGAGCGGCTTAATTGGCAGTTACTTTTCAACGATATCAGAAAAAGATATGGACGCGATCGTGAAAATGAGTCTTGATGGTGGGATTAACTGGTTTGATACAGCAGAAGCTTATGGAAAAGGGAAATCAGAAGAAGCCTTATCTGGCGCGTTAAAACGACTTGAGGTTGAAGAGAAGGATGCGCTCATTGCGACAAAGTGGTGGCCGTTTCTTCGAACAGCTGGTTCTATTTCAAGCACGATTCAAAAGCGAAAAGATGCCCTACATGGACGTCGGATTGACCTTTATCAGGTGCACCAGCCGTTTTCTTTTTCTTCTCCAGAAAAAGAGATGAAGCAAATGGCATCACTCGTCAAAGAAGGTCATATTGGCGCAGTGGGTGTGAGTAATTTTAATCGAGATAAAATGGACCGAGCCATTCAGGAATTGAAACGTCATGGTGTGAATCTTGCATCTAATCAAATGAAATATAGCTTACTCGATCGACGAATTGAAACGAACGGGGTGCTGGACCTTGCTAAGCAAAATGGCGTCACGATCATTGCGTATTCTCCGCTTGAGCAGGGGATTTTAACAGGAAAGTTCCATCAAAATCCTGAACTTGTCGCAAACCTCACAGGTCCACGTAAACACATGTCTCAATTTAAACCGCAGGGGTTAGCTAAAACACTGCCGTTAATCAATTTATTAAAAGAGATAGGTCATTCTTACGGCGTCGGAGCTGGTCAAGTTGCGTTAAACTGGCTAGTTCATTTTCACGATCAGACAGTTGTAGCGATTCCTGGCGCGTCGAAGTTAAAGCATGCCGAAGATAATGTGAAGGTGCTTGGGTTTAAATTAACGCAGGATGAAATGAAACGAATTGATGAGGAATCAAGGAAAGTAGCGAAGATGTAA
- a CDS encoding STAS domain-containing protein: MTVVSSFNEKEEIIPEGYAVEYSDTYCRLIINNEGSVMHTPNLEHDEFTRELEVTSQLKVKGFLGVTLTDTKGKVFGTLCVMDKEEKSFSEDDISYLKSMAEILSYIIELDQTKYNMDFLSVPIVPITKGISILTLQGVIDERRAENIIQQVLQYGANQQINHFIVELSGLKIVDGYFPLILGDLFKSIQLMGIETIITGVTPAIAQQEVANEQLLHFKTVQNLEAALGYIGFELVDKD, encoded by the coding sequence ATGACCGTTGTAAGTTCTTTCAACGAAAAGGAAGAGATTATACCAGAGGGATACGCTGTCGAGTATAGTGATACATATTGTCGGTTAATTATTAATAATGAGGGTAGCGTCATGCATACGCCTAACTTGGAACATGATGAATTTACGCGGGAGCTAGAAGTTACCTCACAACTAAAGGTAAAAGGATTTCTCGGCGTTACACTAACGGATACCAAGGGAAAAGTTTTCGGGACGCTTTGTGTGATGGATAAAGAAGAGAAGTCATTTAGTGAAGATGATATTTCTTATTTAAAATCAATGGCTGAAATTCTTTCTTATATAATCGAACTCGATCAAACAAAGTATAATATGGATTTCTTGAGCGTTCCAATTGTTCCTATTACAAAGGGGATTTCCATCTTAACGTTGCAAGGAGTGATCGATGAAAGAAGAGCGGAGAACATCATTCAACAAGTCCTTCAATATGGAGCTAATCAACAAATCAATCATTTTATTGTTGAATTATCAGGCTTAAAAATTGTTGACGGCTATTTTCCATTGATTCTCGGAGACCTGTTTAAATCCATTCAACTGATGGGGATCGAAACAATTATTACGGGGGTTACACCCGCTATCGCTCAACAGGAAGTAGCCAACGAACAGCTTCTTCATTTTAAAACTGTTCAAAACCTTGAAGCTGCTCTTGGCTACATCGGCTTTGAATTAGTAGATAAGGACTAG